The following are from one region of the Orenia metallireducens genome:
- the rimP gene encoding ribosome maturation factor RimP codes for MGKKTEELIAEVAEPIVEARELELVDVEYKKEGENWILRVFIDKEGGVSLDDCQEISRSLSDTLDANDPIENSYLLEVSSPGIDRPLKTEKDFKRFTGKLIDVSTYAPINGEKKFIGELLGLEDGEVKIKIGDEEVIIPRDKIAQTRLAIEF; via the coding sequence ATGGGGAAAAAGACAGAAGAATTGATAGCAGAAGTTGCTGAACCTATTGTAGAAGCAAGAGAATTGGAATTAGTAGATGTAGAATATAAGAAAGAAGGAGAGAATTGGATTTTAAGAGTCTTTATAGACAAAGAAGGTGGAGTCTCCTTAGATGATTGCCAAGAAATAAGCAGAAGTTTAAGTGATACATTAGATGCTAATGATCCAATTGAAAACTCTTATCTATTAGAAGTTTCATCCCCAGGGATTGACCGACCTTTAAAGACTGAAAAAGATTTTAAGAGATTTACAGGTAAGTTAATAGATGTATCTACATATGCTCCAATTAATGGTGAAAAGAAGTTTATAGGAGAGTTATTAGGTTTAGAAGATGGTGAAGTTAAGATAAAGATAGGTGATGAAGAAGTTATAATCCCAAGAGATAAGATTGCTCAGACTAGATTAGCGATTGAGTTTTAG